A single genomic interval of Tepidibacillus fermentans harbors:
- the yabP gene encoding sporulation protein YabP — protein MDDRTRKDRSHQIIIMNRENFQVTGVIDVESFDSEEFLLNTEYGYLHIHGQNLHIKSLDLEQGRVTIEGLIDDMGYLNEGYGQEKAKGFFGKLFK, from the coding sequence ATGGACGATCGAACACGGAAAGACCGTAGCCACCAAATCATCATTATGAACCGAGAGAATTTTCAAGTTACCGGTGTTATTGATGTTGAAAGTTTTGATAGTGAAGAGTTTTTGTTAAACACAGAATACGGCTATCTCCATATTCATGGGCAAAATCTACACATCAAAAGTTTGGATTTAGAACAGGGAAGAGTAACCATTGAAGGGTTAATTGATGATATGGGGTATTTAAACGAAGGATATGGTCAGGAGAAAGCTAAAGGATTCTTTGGCAAGTTGTTTAAGTGA